One window from the genome of Spirosoma rhododendri encodes:
- a CDS encoding RluA family pseudouridine synthase has translation MTDKLTAVAELDDDLPEDDELYEHHRIVVDKGQSLLRVDRFLMDRLPHASRTKIQAGIDVESVRVNDRPIKASYRIKPLDVITISLPHPPRETDILPENIPLDIVFEDDELLVLNKPAGMVVHPAHGNWDGTLVNALVYHFQNLPTTRNGATRPGLVHRIDKDTSGLMVIAKTEYAMTHLARQFFEHSIERTYNALVWGLPEPTDGTITGYIGRSAKDRKVQTIYDDESKGKWAVTHYKTLEQLRYVALMQCNLETGRTHQIRAHLKHIGHPLFNDAMYGGDRVLRGQPVGSFKAFVENAFKLLPRQALHAKSLGFIHPRTRQWLQFDSALPTDFQAALDKWRGLATL, from the coding sequence ATAACAGACAAATTGACTGCGGTGGCCGAACTGGACGACGATTTACCCGAAGACGACGAATTATACGAACACCACCGCATCGTGGTCGACAAAGGCCAGAGCCTGCTGCGCGTCGACCGGTTTCTGATGGACCGGCTCCCCCACGCGTCACGCACCAAGATTCAGGCGGGTATCGACGTTGAATCGGTGCGGGTCAACGACCGGCCCATCAAAGCCAGTTACCGGATCAAACCGCTCGACGTCATTACCATTTCGCTGCCCCACCCGCCCCGCGAAACCGACATCCTGCCCGAAAATATCCCGCTCGACATTGTTTTTGAGGACGACGAACTGCTGGTGCTGAATAAACCCGCCGGGATGGTGGTTCACCCTGCCCACGGCAACTGGGACGGTACGCTGGTCAACGCGCTGGTGTATCATTTTCAGAACCTGCCCACCACCCGCAACGGGGCTACCCGGCCGGGGCTGGTGCACCGAATCGACAAAGACACGTCGGGCCTGATGGTGATTGCCAAGACAGAGTACGCCATGACCCACCTGGCCCGGCAGTTTTTCGAGCACAGTATCGAACGAACCTACAACGCCCTCGTCTGGGGCCTCCCCGAACCCACCGACGGTACCATTACGGGGTACATCGGGCGGAGCGCGAAAGACCGCAAGGTGCAGACCATCTACGACGACGAAAGCAAAGGCAAGTGGGCCGTTACGCACTATAAAACGCTGGAGCAGCTACGGTATGTGGCCCTGATGCAATGCAACCTCGAAACGGGCCGGACCCACCAGATCCGGGCGCACCTGAAACACATCGGCCACCCCCTCTTCAACGACGCCATGTACGGGGGCGACCGGGTGCTGCGCGGCCAACCCGTAGGCAGCTTCAAAGCCTTCGTCGAGAACGCGTTCAAGCTGCTGCCCCGGCAGGCCCTGCACGCCAAATCGCTCGGCTTCATCCACCCCCGCACCCGGCAGTGGCTTCAGTTCGACTCGGCCCTACCCACCGACTTTCAGGCCGCCCTCGACAAGTGGCGGGGATTGGCTACTTTATAA
- a CDS encoding 1-aminocyclopropane-1-carboxylate deaminase/D-cysteine desulfhydrase, producing the protein MDELERQLRDLAGLSPLTLLPDPFPEPVPIRLLLKRDDQLHPLVSGNKWRKLKYNLIDARQQGLSTLLTFGGAYSNHLFAVAAAGQTFGFRTIGIVRGDELATRPRNPTLARCEQMGMALHFVSRADYDRKTDPAYLASLLAAVGPAYVLPEGGTNELAIQGTAELMDELLTQLGSEPDFVCCSVGTGGTVAGLVGAVASERLATQVLGFSAVGAQTSIPALPQPHDHWQLITDYTFGGYARTTPDLLAFIRTVEQRTGVRFEQVYTGKMLYGIYDLARRGFFPEGATVVAVHTGGLQGRSPALDE; encoded by the coding sequence ATGGACGAACTCGAACGACAACTGCGTGATTTGGCGGGGCTATCACCCCTGACGCTGCTGCCCGATCCGTTTCCCGAACCCGTCCCGATCCGGCTGCTGCTCAAGCGCGACGACCAGCTGCATCCGCTGGTGTCGGGCAACAAATGGCGCAAGCTCAAGTACAACCTGATCGATGCCCGCCAGCAAGGTTTATCGACGCTGCTGACCTTCGGTGGGGCGTACTCCAACCATCTCTTCGCAGTAGCCGCAGCGGGTCAGACGTTCGGTTTTCGGACGATCGGTATCGTTCGGGGCGATGAGCTGGCCACCCGGCCCCGCAACCCGACGCTGGCCCGTTGTGAACAGATGGGTATGGCCCTGCACTTCGTCAGCCGGGCCGATTACGACCGAAAAACTGACCCGGCTTACCTCGCTTCGTTGCTGGCTGCTGTTGGCCCGGCCTATGTGCTGCCGGAGGGTGGTACCAACGAATTAGCCATTCAGGGAACGGCTGAACTTATGGACGAACTACTGACGCAACTGGGTAGTGAGCCCGATTTTGTCTGCTGCTCCGTCGGGACGGGCGGTACCGTGGCCGGGCTGGTTGGGGCAGTGGCCAGCGAACGGCTGGCTACGCAGGTGCTGGGGTTTTCGGCCGTCGGCGCGCAGACGAGCATTCCCGCGCTGCCCCAGCCGCACGACCATTGGCAGCTTATAACCGACTACACATTTGGCGGCTACGCCCGCACGACGCCCGACCTGCTGGCGTTCATCCGAACGGTTGAACAGCGTACGGGAGTCCGGTTTGAGCAGGTCTACACCGGTAAGATGCTGTACGGTATCTACGACCTCGCCCGGCGCGGTTTCTTCCCGGAGGGGGCCACGGTCGTGGCTGTTCACACCGGCGGCTTGCAGGGTCGCAGCCCGGCGCTGGATGAGTAG
- a CDS encoding sensor histidine kinase, with protein sequence MIDQALAGQTVEGADVLIPVRRADQWVDAYWTFNYSPVRDELGQVGGVLVTFIETTNAIVAARKLGEQEEQLRFAIDAAELGTWDLNPLTNRFMGNARMKAWFGLPDDANIPLSTALNSIIDEDRQRVTEAIWHTLNPSSGGQYDSTYTLVNPTTQERRIVRARGQAYFRNDNVAARFSGTLQDITAEVMAQQQLEKLNEDLHNSIRQFTFVTDFIPQMVWSTQPDGRHDFFNQRWHDFTGLTLDQSLNEEWMQALHPDDASRTAQVWQHSLQTGAPYEIEYRMKRHDGQYRWLLGRALPLRDETTNVVLRWFGTCTDIHDQKTLSASLEQQVEERTSALQTANLDLQRSNENLTRFAYVASHDLQEPLRKIQSFGDMLRNTYGRELGEGLSYLERMQSAAGRMSVLIKDLLSFSRISTQRDSFEPVPLQRVMQDVQSDLELVIQETSARLDIGPLPTVLGDEGQLDQLFMNLISNALKFRQAGQPPHITIRSEQVQAASIPELSNPVRPCRDYHRLTVADNGIGFDEKYADQIFQVFQRLHGRNQYSGTGIGLAIVQKVVENHGGLITVASQPGHGTTFTVYLPE encoded by the coding sequence ATGATCGATCAGGCACTGGCGGGGCAGACGGTAGAGGGCGCAGACGTGCTGATTCCGGTTAGGCGCGCCGATCAGTGGGTGGATGCCTACTGGACGTTCAACTACAGCCCCGTACGCGATGAGCTGGGGCAGGTAGGGGGGGTGCTGGTAACGTTCATCGAAACGACCAACGCCATTGTTGCCGCTCGTAAACTCGGGGAACAGGAAGAGCAGCTACGCTTTGCCATCGATGCGGCCGAACTCGGCACCTGGGATCTTAACCCGCTCACGAACCGGTTTATGGGCAATGCCCGGATGAAAGCGTGGTTTGGCCTGCCCGACGACGCCAACATTCCGCTGTCGACAGCCCTCAATTCGATTATTGACGAAGACAGACAGCGTGTTACGGAAGCGATCTGGCACACCCTTAACCCGTCATCGGGCGGGCAGTACGACAGCACCTATACGCTCGTCAACCCAACAACACAGGAACGGCGCATCGTGCGGGCACGAGGACAGGCTTACTTTCGGAACGACAACGTTGCGGCTCGCTTTAGCGGTACACTACAAGATATTACGGCCGAAGTGATGGCGCAACAGCAGCTGGAAAAACTGAACGAAGACCTGCACAACAGCATCCGGCAGTTTACATTCGTCACGGACTTCATACCGCAAATGGTCTGGTCGACACAGCCTGACGGACGACACGACTTCTTCAACCAGCGCTGGCACGACTTCACGGGCCTGACCCTCGACCAGTCGCTCAACGAAGAGTGGATGCAGGCCCTGCACCCCGACGATGCATCGCGCACGGCACAGGTCTGGCAGCATAGCCTCCAGACAGGCGCTCCATACGAGATCGAGTACCGCATGAAACGCCACGACGGGCAGTATCGCTGGCTGCTGGGCCGGGCGCTGCCGCTGCGCGATGAAACCACCAATGTAGTGTTGCGCTGGTTTGGTACCTGCACCGACATCCACGACCAGAAAACTCTGTCGGCCAGTCTGGAACAGCAGGTCGAAGAGCGGACCAGCGCCCTGCAAACGGCCAACCTCGACCTGCAACGGTCCAATGAGAATCTTACCCGCTTCGCGTACGTCGCCAGCCACGATTTGCAGGAGCCGCTGCGCAAGATTCAGTCGTTCGGCGATATGCTGAGAAACACATACGGGCGTGAGTTGGGCGAGGGCCTTTCGTATCTGGAGCGCATGCAGAGCGCGGCCGGGCGTATGTCGGTCCTGATTAAAGATTTACTGTCGTTTTCCCGGATTAGTACCCAGCGGGATTCGTTTGAACCGGTACCGCTACAGCGCGTCATGCAGGATGTGCAGTCGGATCTGGAATTGGTTATTCAGGAAACCAGCGCCCGGCTGGACATCGGGCCGCTCCCAACGGTACTGGGCGACGAAGGGCAACTGGATCAGCTGTTTATGAATCTGATTTCCAACGCGCTCAAATTTCGTCAGGCCGGTCAGCCCCCCCACATCACCATCCGTTCAGAACAGGTTCAGGCGGCCTCGATACCCGAACTGTCGAACCCCGTGCGCCCATGCCGAGACTACCACCGACTGACAGTTGCCGACAACGGAATTGGGTTCGACGAAAAATACGCCGACCAGATTTTTCAGGTGTTTCAACGGCTGCACGGCCGCAATCAGTACAGCGGTACCGGCATCGGCCTGGCTATCGTGCAGAAAGTTGTAGAGAATCACGGCGGCCTTATCACCGTTGCGAGCCAGCCCGGTCACGGCACCACGTTCACCGTCTATCTACCGGAGTGA
- a CDS encoding L-threonylcarbamoyladenylate synthase, which yields MKTQIGQDVVQVGQLLAAGQVVGIPTETVYGLAGNALDPDAVLTIFRVKNRPAFDPLILHTNSIDRLHDYVTEIPPPARQLAEAFWPGPLTLLLPKHERVPDLVTSGLPMVAVRVPNHPLTLALLASLDFPLAAPSANPFGYISPTTAQHVADQLGEQVPYILDGGPATVGLESTIVGFEQGKPVVYRLGGMALDQIEAVVGPVDVRSHSTSNPKAPGMLSSHYAPRVPLTLLPMGSNPEPSLRAGALAFRQPFSGIPAAQQRILSETGNLAEAARNLFAHLRQLDALDLDLIYAETVPSQGLGTAINDRLRRAAVR from the coding sequence ATGAAAACGCAGATCGGGCAGGATGTAGTGCAGGTTGGTCAACTTTTAGCCGCCGGACAGGTAGTTGGGATACCGACCGAAACCGTTTACGGGCTGGCCGGTAATGCGCTCGATCCGGATGCGGTACTAACCATCTTCCGGGTCAAGAATCGCCCCGCTTTCGATCCACTCATTCTGCACACAAACAGTATCGACCGGCTGCACGACTACGTAACCGAGATACCCCCGCCCGCCCGCCAACTCGCCGAAGCGTTCTGGCCCGGCCCACTGACCCTATTACTTCCCAAACACGAGCGCGTCCCCGATCTGGTTACGTCGGGCTTGCCGATGGTGGCCGTGCGCGTACCCAACCACCCGCTGACGCTGGCGCTGCTGGCGTCGCTCGACTTTCCGCTGGCCGCTCCCAGTGCCAATCCGTTTGGGTACATCAGCCCGACGACCGCGCAGCACGTTGCCGATCAGCTGGGCGAGCAGGTGCCTTATATTCTCGACGGTGGCCCGGCTACTGTGGGCCTTGAATCGACCATTGTCGGTTTCGAGCAGGGCAAACCCGTTGTGTACCGGCTGGGTGGTATGGCCCTCGATCAGATCGAAGCCGTCGTCGGGCCGGTCGACGTGCGAAGCCATTCGACGTCTAATCCTAAAGCGCCCGGTATGCTCAGCAGTCACTACGCTCCGCGCGTACCACTGACCCTGCTACCCATGGGCAGCAATCCCGAGCCGTCGCTCCGGGCAGGGGCGCTGGCCTTCCGGCAACCGTTTAGTGGCATCCCGGCAGCCCAGCAGCGAATTCTTTCCGAAACGGGTAATCTGGCGGAAGCGGCCCGCAATTTGTTCGCTCATTTGCGCCAGCTCGACGCCCTTGACCTCGATCTGATTTACGCCGAAACGGTACCGTCGCAAGGGCTGGGAACCGCCATCAATGACCGGCTGCGACGGGCGGCCGTTCGGTAA
- a CDS encoding FKBP-type peptidyl-prolyl cis-trans isomerase: MQISKHKVAAIHYTLTDDAGNVLDSSVGSEPLYYLHGEGNLIPGMEEGLENHVKGDKFKIDVTPEKGYGRRNPALVEEVPKRAFGDQRVAVGMQFETNEGELITITNVGTDTVTVDANHPLADQSLHFDVEILDVRDATPDELDHGHVHGPGGVH, from the coding sequence ATGCAGATTTCAAAACACAAAGTAGCCGCTATCCACTATACACTGACCGACGATGCGGGCAACGTGCTCGACTCCAGTGTTGGCAGCGAACCCCTATACTATCTTCACGGCGAAGGCAACCTGATTCCGGGCATGGAAGAAGGACTGGAAAACCACGTGAAAGGCGATAAATTCAAGATCGACGTAACTCCCGAAAAAGGGTATGGCCGGCGCAATCCCGCGTTGGTAGAAGAAGTGCCCAAGCGCGCATTCGGCGATCAGCGCGTGGCAGTAGGGATGCAGTTTGAAACAAACGAGGGCGAACTCATCACGATCACCAACGTCGGCACCGACACCGTCACCGTCGATGCCAACCACCCGCTGGCCGACCAGAGTCTGCATTTCGACGTCGAAATCCTAGACGTCCGCGACGCCACCCCCGACGAACTGGATCACGGCCACGTCCACGGCCCGGGCGGGGTACATTAA